From Pseudomonas sp. FP2335, the proteins below share one genomic window:
- the epd gene encoding erythrose-4-phosphate dehydrogenase yields MPQPRPYKVALNGYGRIGRCVLRALFERGAAAGFEIVAINDLADMASVEYLTRFDSTHGRFPGEVRVEGDCLHINGNCVQVLRSATPEGIDWKALGVDLVLECSGVYHTRADGQRFLDAGAPRVLFSQPMASEADVDATIVYGINQDCLTGAELLVSNASCTTNCSVPLLRLLDQAIGVDYVSITTIHSAMNDQPVIDAYHHEDLRRTRSAFQSVIPVSTGLARGIERLLPELAGRIQAKAVRVPTVNVSCLDITMQTVSDTDATEVNRILRDAATSGPLKGLLAYTELPHASCDFNHDPHSAIVDASQTRVSGPRLVNILAWFDNEWGFANRMLDVAGHYLHIASKQPQQ; encoded by the coding sequence ATGCCTCAACCGCGTCCCTACAAAGTTGCACTCAACGGCTACGGCCGCATTGGTCGTTGCGTCTTGCGTGCTCTGTTCGAGCGAGGGGCGGCTGCCGGGTTTGAAATTGTTGCGATCAACGATCTGGCCGACATGGCCAGCGTCGAATACCTGACACGCTTTGACTCCACCCACGGCCGTTTCCCAGGCGAAGTGCGGGTCGAGGGCGATTGTCTGCATATTAATGGCAACTGCGTGCAGGTCCTGCGCAGTGCTACCCCCGAAGGCATCGACTGGAAAGCACTGGGCGTCGACCTGGTGCTGGAGTGTTCCGGTGTCTATCACACCCGTGCCGATGGCCAGCGTTTTCTCGACGCCGGCGCGCCGCGTGTGCTGTTTTCCCAGCCGATGGCCAGCGAGGCAGATGTCGACGCCACCATCGTCTACGGCATCAACCAGGATTGCCTGACCGGCGCGGAGCTGTTGGTGTCCAACGCCTCCTGCACCACCAACTGCAGCGTGCCGTTGTTGCGCCTGCTGGATCAGGCGATTGGTGTGGACTACGTGTCGATCACCACCATTCACTCGGCGATGAACGACCAGCCGGTGATCGACGCCTACCACCATGAAGACCTGCGTCGTACGCGTTCGGCGTTCCAGTCGGTGATTCCGGTGTCTACCGGCCTGGCGCGTGGTATCGAGCGACTGCTGCCGGAACTTGCCGGGCGAATCCAGGCCAAAGCCGTACGGGTGCCGACGGTGAACGTGTCTTGCCTGGACATCACCATGCAGACCGTGAGCGACACCGATGCGACGGAGGTCAACCGGATCCTGCGCGACGCCGCCACCAGCGGCCCGCTCAAAGGCCTTTTGGCCTACACCGAGTTGCCCCACGCCAGTTGTGATTTCAACCATGACCCGCATTCGGCGATTGTCGATGCCAGCCAGACCCGCGTTTCCGGCCCGAGGCTGGTGAACATCCTGGCCTGGTTCGACAACGAATGGGGTTTTGCCAACCGCATGCTGGATGTTGCAGGACACTATCTGCACATCGCCTCCAAACAACCTCAACAGTAA
- the tkt gene encoding transketolase: MPSRRERANAIRALSMDAVQKANSGHPGAPMGMADIAEVLWRDYLKHNPSNPSFADRDRFVLSNGHGSMLIYSLLHLTGYDVTIDDLKSFRQLHSRTPGHPEFGYTPGVETTTGPLGQGLANAVGFALAEKVLGAQFNRPGHDIVDHHTYVFLGDGCMMEGISHEVASLAGTLGLGKLIAFYDDNGISIDGEVEGWFTDDTPKRFEAYNWQVIRNVDGHDPEEIKTAIDTARKSAQPTLICCKTTIGFGSPNKQGKEDCHGAPLGDAEIALTRAALKWNHGPFEIPADIYAEWDAKEKGLATEAEWDQRFAAYSAEFPELANELVRRLAGDLPADFSEKASAYIAEVAAKGETIASRKASQNTLNAFGPLLPEILGGSADLAGSNLTLWKGCKGVTAEDASGNYMYYGVREFGMSAIMNGVSLHGGLVPYGATFLMFMEYARNAVRMAALMKKRVIHVYTHDSIGLGEDGPTHQPVEQLTSLRTTPNLDTWRPADAVESAVAWKHAIERKDGPSALIFSRQNLQHQVRTDAQIADIARGGYVLKDCAGEPELILISTGSEVGLTVQAYDKLTEQGRKVRVVSIPCTSVFDAQDASYKQSVLPLQVSARIAIEAAHADYWYKYVGLEGRVIGMTTYGESAPAPALFEEFGFTLDNILGQAEELLED; this comes from the coding sequence ATGCCCAGCCGTCGTGAGCGTGCCAACGCCATTCGTGCCCTCAGCATGGATGCCGTGCAAAAAGCCAACAGCGGCCATCCCGGTGCCCCGATGGGCATGGCGGATATCGCCGAGGTACTTTGGCGTGACTACCTGAAACACAACCCGAGCAATCCATCGTTCGCCGACCGTGACCGCTTCGTGCTGTCCAACGGCCACGGCTCGATGCTGATTTACTCGCTGCTGCACCTGACCGGCTACGACGTCACCATCGATGACCTCAAGAGCTTCCGCCAGCTGCACAGCCGCACCCCGGGTCACCCGGAATTCGGCTACACCCCAGGCGTCGAGACCACCACCGGTCCCCTGGGCCAAGGCCTGGCCAACGCCGTTGGCTTCGCGCTGGCGGAAAAAGTCCTGGGCGCACAATTCAACCGCCCTGGCCACGACATCGTCGACCACCACACCTACGTGTTCCTGGGTGATGGCTGCATGATGGAAGGCATTTCCCACGAAGTCGCGTCCCTGGCCGGCACCCTGGGCCTGGGCAAGCTGATCGCCTTCTACGATGACAACGGCATCTCCATCGACGGCGAAGTCGAAGGCTGGTTCACCGATGACACCCCGAAGCGTTTCGAAGCCTACAACTGGCAGGTGATCCGCAACGTCGACGGCCACGATCCGGAAGAGATCAAGACCGCCATCGACACCGCTCGCAAGAGCGCACAGCCGACCCTGATCTGCTGCAAGACCACCATCGGCTTCGGTTCGCCGAACAAGCAAGGTAAAGAAGACTGCCACGGCGCCCCACTGGGTGACGCGGAAATCGCCCTGACCCGTGCTGCGCTGAAGTGGAACCATGGCCCGTTCGAAATCCCGGCCGACATCTACGCCGAATGGGATGCCAAGGAAAAAGGCCTGGCGACCGAAGCCGAGTGGGACCAGCGTTTCGCGGCCTACTCCGCCGAGTTCCCGGAGCTTGCCAACGAGCTGGTACGTCGTCTGGCCGGTGACCTGCCTGCCGACTTCTCGGAAAAAGCCTCGGCCTACATCGCCGAAGTCGCGGCCAAGGGCGAGACCATCGCCAGCCGTAAAGCCAGCCAGAACACCCTGAACGCCTTTGGCCCGCTGCTGCCGGAGATCCTCGGCGGTTCGGCCGACCTGGCCGGTTCCAACCTGACCCTGTGGAAAGGCTGCAAGGGCGTGACGGCGGAAGACGCCAGCGGCAACTACATGTACTACGGCGTACGTGAGTTCGGCATGAGCGCCATCATGAACGGCGTGTCCCTGCACGGCGGCCTGGTGCCTTACGGCGCGACCTTCCTGATGTTCATGGAATACGCACGCAATGCCGTGCGTATGGCTGCGCTGATGAAGAAGCGCGTGATCCACGTTTACACCCACGACTCCATCGGTCTGGGCGAAGACGGCCCGACACACCAGCCGGTCGAGCAGCTGACCAGCTTGCGTACCACGCCGAACCTGGACACCTGGCGTCCAGCCGACGCGGTGGAATCCGCCGTGGCCTGGAAGCACGCCATCGAGCGCAAGGACGGCCCTTCGGCGCTGATCTTCTCGCGTCAGAACCTGCAACACCAAGTGCGTACCGACGCGCAGATCGCCGACATCGCCCGTGGCGGTTATGTGCTCAAGGACTGTGCTGGCGAGCCGGAGCTGATCCTGATCTCCACGGGTTCCGAAGTGGGCCTGACCGTTCAGGCGTACGACAAGCTGACTGAGCAAGGCCGCAAGGTGCGTGTGGTTTCGATCCCGTGCACCAGCGTGTTCGATGCCCAGGACGCCAGCTACAAGCAATCGGTCCTGCCGTTGCAGGTCAGCGCGCGTATCGCCATCGAAGCGGCTCACGCCGACTACTGGTACAAGTACGTGGGCCTGGAAGGCCGAGTGATCGGCATGACCACCTACGGTGAGTCGGCGCCGGCGCCAGCGTTGTTCGAAGAGTTCGGTTTCACCCTGGACAACATCCTGGGTCAGGCTGAAGAGCTGCTGGAAGACTAA